The following coding sequences lie in one Mycoplasma crocodyli MP145 genomic window:
- a CDS encoding ABC transporter permease subunit — MNKNKLSFAKNKSIQTWVNINPKSQLIQTFNRFFNKKTNYVLVSLTILIMLLIIFSLIFYPYSPSNSIINSSLIYNLPPKHSPNVTLTLENDQLYQTIKDIESNTDFKLLSDVKHTSFVTITYNSYDLIKYANYLATGVELNINSILGTNSLGIDNYSFFIHSFAISVLITLSAVLIQLALGSFLGVLIGYSANKSLKIPYYIISSISTVPYIIIALLLFNSIGYNHLKALLILGFIGIPQFFFSSYSYTQTIKNQEYVLASKAIGANYFRIVIILIWKEVLFKQISLFSENVSITLLILASLSFFNAKDINLYLNIGNVFKQVIDNFKNYSFSLMVIIITALYIILLKLLGINIYLSLNPKN; from the coding sequence ATGAATAAAAATAAACTTTCTTTTGCAAAAAACAAATCAATTCAGACATGAGTAAATATTAATCCAAAAAGCCAATTAATCCAAACCTTTAATAGATTTTTTAATAAAAAAACAAATTATGTTCTTGTAAGCTTAACTATTTTAATTATGCTTTTAATAATATTTAGTTTAATATTCTATCCTTATTCACCTTCAAATAGTATTATAAATTCATCATTAATTTATAATTTGCCCCCAAAACATTCACCAAATGTTACTTTGACTCTAGAGAATGATCAACTATATCAAACAATTAAAGATATAGAATCAAATACTGATTTTAAATTATTAAGTGATGTAAAACACACTAGTTTTGTTACTATTACTTATAATTCTTATGATTTGATTAAATATGCTAATTACCTAGCAACTGGAGTTGAATTAAATATAAATTCTATTCTTGGAACAAACAGTTTAGGTATAGACAATTATAGTTTTTTTATACACTCGTTTGCCATAAGTGTTCTTATTACATTAAGCGCTGTTTTAATACAATTAGCATTAGGTAGTTTTTTAGGAGTTTTGATTGGATATTCAGCCAATAAATCTCTAAAAATTCCATATTATATTATTAGTTCTATTAGCACAGTTCCTTATATCATTATTGCTTTATTATTATTTAATTCTATAGGTTATAATCATTTAAAAGCATTGTTAATTTTAGGTTTTATAGGTATACCACAATTCTTCTTTAGTTCATATTCGTACACTCAAACAATAAAAAATCAAGAATATGTTTTAGCAAGTAAAGCAATTGGTGCAAACTATTTTAGAATTGTAATTATTCTTATTTGAAAGGAAGTTTTATTCAAGCAAATTTCACTTTTTAGTGAGAATGTTTCAATTACATTATTAATCTTGGCTTCATTAAGTTTCTTTAATGCAAAAGATATAAATCTATATTTAAACATCGGTAATGTTTTTAAACAAGTAATTGATAACTTTAAAAACTACTCATTCAGTTTAATGGTTATAATAATTACTGCTCTTTATATAATTCTTTTAAAGTTACTTGGTATAAACATTTATTTATCTCTTAATCCTAAAAATTAG
- the nagA gene encoding N-acetylglucosamine-6-phosphate deacetylase, with product METLIENVKIINHDKIIKNADVVIENNIIKQVIKKDGEGRRILVPGFIDTHIHGFGGDDVMDGSEAVERISKKLASFGITSFMPTAMTADWQVFLKSLNNISKAKNLVCKNIGIHIEGPYIGPEKKGAHKLEWLRTATLDDIKSIMESSNYTLRKISFDPTRLNNDIVKYLVSNRIIPSIGHSAADYATSIAAYAAGASCTCHMWNAMSGVDSRNPGMLQAALSVKKPYVELIVDFMHVSKESVEFSIKNRGANKIICVSDAIRPAHGQDGKSISGGIPVNKKGLLITLDGTNTIAGSGICLYDAFKNLASLNVPLSKIVKMTSYNAAKNCNLKNTAQIKKNYIADLVIMDNELNILDVYVEGRRIER from the coding sequence ATGGAAACATTAATTGAAAATGTTAAAATTATAAATCATGATAAAATCATAAAAAATGCTGATGTAGTAATTGAAAATAATATAATAAAGCAAGTAATAAAAAAAGATGGTGAAGGTAGAAGAATATTGGTTCCAGGTTTTATTGACACACACATTCATGGATTTGGTGGAGATGATGTAATGGATGGTTCTGAAGCTGTTGAAAGAATTTCAAAAAAACTAGCAAGCTTCGGAATAACATCTTTTATGCCTACGGCCATGACCGCTGATTGACAAGTGTTTCTAAAATCACTAAATAACATTTCAAAAGCAAAAAACTTGGTATGCAAAAATATCGGGATACATATTGAAGGTCCATATATTGGACCAGAAAAAAAAGGAGCCCACAAACTCGAATGATTGAGAACTGCTACATTGGATGATATAAAAAGTATTATGGAAAGCTCAAATTATACATTACGAAAAATTTCTTTTGATCCAACACGTTTGAACAATGATATAGTAAAATATCTAGTGTCTAATAGAATAATTCCTTCTATTGGTCATTCAGCAGCAGATTATGCTACAAGTATAGCCGCTTATGCAGCGGGTGCTTCATGTACATGTCATATGTGAAATGCAATGAGTGGAGTTGATTCACGTAATCCAGGAATGCTACAAGCAGCACTAAGTGTTAAAAAGCCATATGTTGAATTAATTGTTGATTTTATGCACGTCTCAAAAGAATCGGTTGAGTTTTCAATTAAAAATCGCGGAGCAAATAAAATTATTTGTGTTTCAGACGCAATTAGACCAGCTCATGGTCAAGACGGTAAAAGTATTTCAGGTGGAATTCCTGTCAATAAAAAAGGCTTATTAATAACCTTAGATGGAACAAACACTATTGCCGGAAGCGGAATTTGTTTATATGATGCTTTCAAAAATTTAGCTTCTCTAAATGTTCCACTAAGCAAAATTGTTAAGATGACTTCATATAATGCAGCAAAAAATTGTAATCTTAAAAATACTGCTCAAATCAAGAAAAATTACATTGCAGATTTAGTTATAATGGATAACGAACTAAACATATTAGATGTTTATGTTGAAGGAAGAAGAATAGAAAGGTAA
- a CDS encoding N-acetylmuramic acid 6-phosphate etherase yields the protein MKKIDELEIEELVETFNNSTYDVIKALEVSKKQQKAIIEQAIKSISQGGSVYYIGAGTSGRIGLLDALDIATTFGESNWFKYQISGGDKSVLTNNEETEDDTSLAIKELEKLNLMPNDFIIGMSASGTTKYVYEAILFAKDKGCKTALICSICNSNISKIVDFELALKTGTELIEGSSRLKAATALKIALNNISTISAIKLGKVYNGLMVGLKPNNIKTYTRCLNMISTIANCDIDEAEKFFKASEENVSLAIIMKVKNVSLDMAKKLFVTSNSQQGSYGNLRKIIG from the coding sequence ATGAAAAAAATTGACGAATTAGAAATTGAAGAACTAGTAGAAACATTCAATAATAGTACATATGATGTTATAAAAGCACTTGAAGTTTCTAAAAAACAGCAAAAAGCTATAATTGAGCAAGCAATAAAAAGCATTAGCCAAGGTGGTTCAGTATATTATATAGGTGCTGGAACAAGTGGAAGGATAGGATTACTTGATGCCTTAGACATAGCAACAACTTTCGGTGAATCAAATTGATTTAAATATCAAATTAGTGGCGGAGATAAATCTGTATTAACAAATAATGAAGAAACCGAAGATGATACTTCACTAGCTATTAAAGAGCTTGAAAAACTAAATTTAATGCCAAATGATTTTATTATAGGAATGAGTGCTAGTGGAACTACAAAATATGTTTATGAAGCAATTTTATTTGCTAAAGATAAAGGGTGCAAAACTGCTTTAATTTGCAGTATATGTAATTCAAATATTTCAAAAATTGTAGACTTTGAACTCGCACTAAAAACAGGAACTGAATTAATTGAAGGATCGTCAAGACTAAAAGCAGCAACCGCATTAAAAATAGCACTAAATAATATTTCAACAATTAGTGCTATTAAGTTAGGGAAGGTTTATAATGGACTTATGGTTGGTTTAAAACCTAATAATATTAAAACATATACTAGATGTCTTAATATGATTTCGACCATTGCAAATTGTGATATTGATGAAGCAGAAAAATTTTTTAAAGCATCAGAGGAAAATGTATCTCTTGCTATAATTATGAAAGTAAAAAACGTTTCATTAGATATGGCTAAAAAGTTATTTGTTACTTCAAATAGTCAACAAGGATCATACGGAAATTTAAGAAAGATAATAGGTTAG
- a CDS encoding phospholipase D-like domain-containing protein, whose translation MNKHALNYWKVWIIWILELFIVLLYITGTFLLIFIVSSYYLFLAIIVYFLFNVITGSIIFKQQRQHSSRLSWLLITILLPFIGNVLFFTFGLRYKNKRESSLMVSQEYNYSNILQENFDNSYFNQNSKLNKIQSISETINMPAKFEIFSEGYYFYKEIFKEIKNAEKSINLVTYIIKPSETCDEFISLLEQKAADGVKINWLIDSFGVTFMSKRALKKLLSYPNVSIKYIGKIYYPFIHSASFYRNHQKFIVIDNTKVFSGGNNISDEYASFSAKYGHWIDLNYTIEGTYVIQYIIHFAFLWDVFKKEKIDIDHDINSILAKNVHKTDDAFLVFDSPVLNYSRAENYWIKLFSEAKKSIKISTPYFSVTESLWKQLFIAIKCGIEVEIYFPDLPDKKLVHAVGIRTLKDLSDLGAKIYFYKDHFLHSKFGIIDDNIAWMGTNNFDSRSMFAQYETMDIVSGNSVVKLNKIFDEYKYRSELFQNSKYSKIKYSKIKKIFYKLIKPLI comes from the coding sequence ATGAACAAGCATGCACTTAATTACTGAAAAGTTTGAATTATTTGAATATTAGAATTATTTATAGTTTTGTTATATATAACAGGAACTTTTTTACTTATTTTTATTGTAAGCTCGTATTATTTATTTTTAGCAATAATTGTATATTTTCTATTTAATGTTATCACAGGTAGTATTATTTTTAAACAACAAAGACAACACTCGTCAAGATTGAGTTGATTATTAATTACTATTCTTCTTCCGTTCATTGGGAATGTTTTATTTTTTACATTTGGATTAAGATATAAAAATAAGCGAGAAAGTAGCTTAATGGTTTCACAAGAATATAATTATTCAAATATTTTACAAGAAAATTTTGACAATTCATACTTTAATCAAAATTCTAAATTAAATAAAATACAAAGCATTAGTGAAACAATTAATATGCCTGCTAAATTTGAAATATTTAGTGAAGGTTATTATTTTTATAAAGAAATTTTTAAAGAAATAAAAAATGCTGAAAAATCAATCAACTTAGTGACTTATATTATTAAGCCATCTGAAACTTGTGATGAATTCATTAGTCTTTTAGAACAAAAGGCGGCTGACGGTGTTAAAATTAATTGATTAATTGATTCGTTTGGTGTTACTTTTATGTCAAAAAGAGCTCTTAAAAAACTTCTTTCATATCCCAATGTATCTATAAAATACATTGGAAAAATTTATTATCCATTTATTCATTCTGCAAGTTTTTATAGAAATCACCAAAAGTTTATTGTTATAGATAATACAAAAGTTTTTAGTGGTGGTAATAATATAAGTGATGAATATGCCTCGTTTTCAGCCAAATATGGACATTGAATTGATTTAAATTACACTATTGAGGGGACGTATGTCATCCAATATATTATTCACTTTGCTTTTTTATGAGATGTTTTTAAAAAAGAAAAAATCGATATAGATCATGATATAAATAGCATTTTAGCTAAAAATGTTCATAAAACAGATGATGCATTTTTGGTTTTTGACAGTCCAGTACTTAATTATTCAAGGGCTGAAAATTATTGAATTAAACTATTTTCAGAAGCTAAAAAATCTATAAAAATATCAACACCATATTTTTCTGTAACAGAATCACTTTGAAAACAACTTTTTATAGCAATTAAGTGTGGAATCGAAGTTGAAATATATTTTCCAGACTTACCTGACAAAAAACTTGTCCATGCTGTTGGAATAAGAACACTAAAAGATTTGAGTGATTTAGGTGCAAAAATTTATTTTTATAAAGACCATTTTTTACATTCTAAATTTGGAATTATTGATGATAACATTGCTTGAATGGGTACAAATAATTTTGATAGCAGATCAATGTTTGCTCAATATGAAACAATGGATATTGTTTCTGGGAATTCGGTTGTTAAACTAAATAAAATATTTGACGAATATAAATATCGAAGTGAATTATTTCAGAATAGTAAGTATTCAAAAATAAAATATAGCAAGATTAAAAAAATATTTTACAAGTTGATTAAACCACTAATATAA
- a CDS encoding HPr family phosphocarrier protein, producing MKEFTCTIIDPAGLHARPASIIVGTAGKFKSDSRVASAGKEGNLKSIMNIMALGVKHGTEITIKVSGEDEEVAIKAIKDALITNNLIES from the coding sequence ATGAAAGAATTTACATGTACAATCATTGACCCAGCAGGACTTCATGCACGTCCAGCATCAATAATCGTAGGTACAGCCGGAAAATTTAAAAGTGATTCAAGAGTTGCTAGTGCAGGTAAAGAAGGTAATTTAAAATCTATTATGAACATCATGGCTTTAGGTGTTAAACATGGAACAGAAATTACAATCAAAGTATCTGGTGAAGATGAAGAAGTAGCAATTAAAGCAATTAAAGATGCGTTAATCACAAACAATTTAATTGAATCATAA
- a CDS encoding ABC transporter permease subunit, with protein sequence MTIIKILLKKFFLMLISILILLSISYFLITIFIVKSPYNNSSNSILLSYLIYFSNLFRFNFGSIFDPTISLSFTNIPSLFFQYFKWSILIVTTTFLLGIFIGYSLGSLLSYKSNSSTILFFNSLTFSFAAIPLFILAPIFINVAEFYNIPTVFIDNDILNFKDSLYSLIVPILLLLLGSISTFSSLTLSTITEILKTDFILYMKACGMSKWGIFWKGIFRNSWTKLISFVVPIFTSLITFSLIIERIFQIPGQSIILNVIFSKGEINIILFLILINALIIFTMQLLVEFFQILLAASIISKNKNHWFTKKIKMNKLFKKKGIYE encoded by the coding sequence ATGACAATTATAAAAATATTACTTAAGAAATTTTTCTTGATGCTAATAAGCATTTTAATTTTATTATCAATTAGTTATTTCTTAATAACTATCTTTATTGTTAAATCACCATACAATAATTCAAGTAATTCAATCTTGTTATCTTATTTAATTTACTTTTCAAATTTATTTAGATTTAACTTTGGTTCTATTTTTGATCCTACTATTTCCTTATCTTTTACAAATATACCATCTCTATTTTTTCAATATTTTAAGTGAAGTATTCTAATTGTTACAACAACATTTTTATTGGGCATATTTATCGGATATTCATTGGGCTCATTACTTTCTTATAAGAGCAATTCATCAACCATTTTATTTTTTAATTCTCTTACTTTTTCTTTTGCTGCTATACCACTATTTATTCTTGCTCCCATATTTATTAACGTAGCTGAGTTCTATAACATTCCTACGGTTTTTATTGATAATGATATTTTAAATTTTAAAGATTCTCTTTACTCTCTTATTGTTCCTATTTTACTTCTTTTATTAGGCAGTATTTCTACCTTTTCAAGTCTAACTCTTTCAACTATTACAGAAATATTAAAAACAGATTTTATTCTTTACATGAAAGCTTGTGGTATGAGTAAGTGAGGAATTTTTTGAAAAGGTATTTTTAGAAATTCTTGAACCAAACTTATTTCATTTGTTGTCCCTATTTTTACATCGCTTATTACATTTTCTTTAATAATCGAAAGAATTTTTCAAATTCCGGGACAAAGTATTATCTTAAACGTTATTTTTTCAAAAGGTGAAATCAACATAATTTTATTTTTAATTTTAATAAATGCATTAATCATTTTTACGATGCAACTTCTTGTTGAGTTTTTCCAAATACTCCTTGCCGCAAGTATTATAAGTAAAAATAAAAACCATTGATTTACTAAAAAAATTAAGATGAACAAACTATTTAAAAAGAAAGGAATTTATGAATAA
- a CDS encoding OppA family ABC transporter substrate-binding lipoprotein produces the protein MNKKQVLRNFLLTSTIACASSSMFFVSCSNPGKTRKIDQYIKSFNYPNTLKSNNYAFSENKIIENDTENLVFAPLLSYEYKDKVIYDYVNSSISVPTKKILRLNLLKDIEVFWDEINIKTNKLEEKKQIYNSDDYNLSLTKPDIGINYSTPIITVESLSTQSINHRMFLNNIKRSKRVKFNLKDSIFYSDSNGNLTSYKLLAKDFLVGINQQKNSESWKKIKNSYGVDLSDQNNSLIMNNNKNLLDFFISEQLIKNLMFNPISTLKISETNSTFDSYSPTLKEALWISDYILNKNELNKQIFIKNFNSPNKSFAESNNNLSKIILNFNSISIDNETYRLQAFKSFRQNLLSEVDYDIFNSLQQKEINNFPDAYGLTLQLNNSSLTSNINSQYNLHFDKSKKYDFNNAASLLIYDTALKDLSNNYDISNFTNNKFSFLFRNYLKGLINYSGILNIINHKNYWNNIALPTLIMNGKDNEYSSYKSANDAHIWVNKDTQFLYNSSEKIITTDFDFEKNINSLESLINNIEKIKSPNFLIIKKQLDLLIEDFYIHYNLAQDQRIELTIPLFSQSNDFNNLATKSLNNLFKTINKKLIVTFKLADDSYIKFNNSLVSKVNYSYISNSIDSYLELICNNELLCNSLFNFNLFSLEQYKKFKEYFLDRSNLTYQKVANNEKNKRELISSLKTFFKTLTNFEQVEFINELSLISTSPISLNVINTSSSFKKVIVNNKLEKPLNDLGFNRFQDIKIY, from the coding sequence ATGAACAAAAAACAAGTTTTAAGAAATTTTTTATTAACTTCAACTATTGCTTGTGCTTCATCAAGCATGTTTTTTGTTTCATGCTCGAATCCTGGTAAAACAAGAAAAATAGATCAATATATAAAAAGTTTTAATTATCCGAATACTTTAAAAAGCAATAATTACGCTTTTAGTGAAAACAAAATTATTGAAAATGACACTGAAAATTTAGTTTTTGCACCACTTTTAAGTTATGAATACAAGGATAAAGTTATTTATGACTATGTAAATAGTTCAATTTCTGTTCCTACAAAAAAAATATTAAGGCTTAACTTACTAAAAGATATAGAAGTTTTTTGAGATGAAATTAATATAAAAACAAACAAACTTGAAGAAAAAAAACAAATTTATAACAGTGATGATTATAACCTTAGTCTCACTAAGCCAGATATAGGAATTAATTATTCAACTCCCATAATAACTGTTGAAAGTTTATCGACTCAATCTATTAATCATAGAATGTTTTTAAATAATATTAAAAGATCGAAAAGGGTTAAATTTAATTTAAAAGATAGTATTTTTTACAGTGATTCAAATGGTAATTTAACTTCATATAAATTACTAGCAAAAGATTTTTTAGTAGGTATAAATCAACAAAAAAATAGTGAAAGTTGAAAAAAAATTAAGAATTCATATGGGGTAGATTTATCAGATCAAAATAATTCATTAATAATGAACAATAATAAAAATTTATTAGACTTCTTTATTTCAGAACAACTAATTAAAAATTTAATGTTTAATCCTATTTCAACATTAAAAATTAGTGAAACAAATTCAACGTTTGATTCATATTCACCAACCTTAAAAGAAGCATTGTGAATAAGTGATTATATTCTTAATAAAAACGAATTAAATAAGCAAATTTTTATTAAGAATTTTAATAGTCCTAATAAATCCTTTGCAGAATCAAACAATAATTTAAGTAAAATAATTTTAAACTTTAATAGTATTTCAATTGATAATGAAACATACAGGCTACAAGCATTTAAATCATTTAGACAAAATCTTTTAAGCGAAGTTGATTATGATATTTTTAACTCACTTCAACAAAAGGAAATTAATAATTTTCCAGATGCTTATGGACTTACATTACAATTAAATAATTCATCGTTAACTAGTAATATTAATTCTCAATATAATCTACATTTTGACAAAAGTAAAAAATATGATTTCAATAATGCAGCTTCCTTATTAATCTATGATACAGCTTTAAAAGACTTAAGTAATAACTATGATATCTCTAATTTTACTAATAATAAATTCTCATTTTTATTTAGAAATTACTTAAAAGGACTGATAAATTATTCCGGTATTTTAAATATAATTAACCATAAAAATTATTGAAATAATATAGCTTTACCAACATTAATAATGAATGGAAAAGATAATGAATATTCTTCATATAAAAGTGCTAATGATGCTCATATTTGAGTGAATAAAGATACACAATTTTTATATAATAGTTCAGAAAAAATAATTACAACTGATTTTGATTTTGAAAAAAACATTAATTCTTTAGAGTCTCTAATCAACAACATTGAGAAAATTAAATCACCTAATTTTCTAATAATAAAAAAACAATTAGATTTACTAATTGAAGATTTTTACATACATTATAATCTTGCTCAAGATCAAAGAATAGAATTAACGATACCTTTATTTAGTCAAAGTAACGACTTTAATAATTTAGCAACTAAAAGCTTAAATAATCTTTTCAAAACGATTAATAAAAAATTAATAGTTACATTTAAATTGGCTGATGATAGTTATATTAAATTTAATAATTCATTAGTATCTAAAGTAAATTATTCATATATTAGTAACTCAATAGATTCTTACCTAGAATTAATTTGTAATAATGAATTATTATGTAATTCATTATTTAACTTTAATTTATTTTCTTTAGAACAATACAAAAAATTTAAAGAATATTTTTTAGATAGGTCAAATCTAACATATCAAAAAGTTGCAAATAACGAAAAGAATAAACGTGAATTAATATCATCATTAAAAACGTTTTTCAAAACACTAACGAATTTTGAGCAAGTTGAATTTATTAATGAATTATCGTTGATAAGCACAAGTCCTATTTCGTTAAACGTTATTAATACATCATCTTCTTTTAAAAAAGTTATTGTTAATAATAAACTTGAAAAACCACTTAACGATTTAGGTTTCAATAGGTTTCAGGATATTAAAATTTATTAA
- a CDS encoding AAA family ATPase has translation MSNNDFSYDGNIFYKNENIKNSKLDNKKILYFSTDLNFPYHLNCLNFIYEYTFLITGKFCSKEKIKDLFIEYKLDKVLTKNPNKLSSGEKKKLIILLAEISQPELLILDEPDSNLDIFSRKFIYEKLIYFKKNGTTIIIATHIIESIENIIDYAFIIKDKKIVFNDFISKRNTLLEKVNSIYGRKFKEES, from the coding sequence ATAAGCAATAACGATTTTTCATATGATGGTAATATTTTTTACAAAAACGAGAATATTAAAAATTCAAAATTAGATAATAAAAAAATTCTTTATTTTAGTACAGATTTAAACTTCCCTTATCACTTAAATTGTTTAAATTTTATTTATGAATATACATTTTTAATAACTGGTAAATTTTGTTCAAAAGAAAAAATTAAAGATCTTTTTATTGAATACAAATTAGATAAAGTGCTAACCAAAAACCCAAATAAACTTTCAAGTGGTGAAAAGAAAAAATTAATTATTCTTTTAGCCGAAATATCACAACCTGAACTTTTGATTCTGGATGAACCAGATTCTAATTTAGATATTTTTTCTAGAAAATTTATATATGAAAAACTTATTTATTTTAAAAAAAATGGAACAACAATAATTATCGCTACTCATATTATTGAAAGTATAGAAAATATAATTGATTATGCTTTCATAATAAAAGATAAAAAAATTGTTTTTAATGATTTTATTAGTAAACGCAACACGCTTCTTGAAAAAGTTAATTCCATTTATGGTCGAAAATTTAAGGAAGAATCATAA